In Streptomyces sp. NBC_00704, a genomic segment contains:
- a CDS encoding methylated-DNA--[protein]-cysteine S-methyltransferase, with translation MDSDGQYGQQVVWTVVGSDIGPLLLAATGEGLLCVGFHATDAVRDRTLDRLAGRMGVRPVEAPDSPLLAEAIRQLEEYFAGKRRDFELPLDWSLLSGTSGFNGQVLRELARGVPYGAVVGYGDLARRVGQPGAAQAVGVAMGSNPLPVVVPCHRVVESDGGIGGFGGGLETKRKLLALEGVLPEPLF, from the coding sequence ATGGACAGCGATGGGCAGTACGGGCAGCAGGTGGTGTGGACCGTCGTGGGCAGCGACATCGGTCCGCTGCTGCTGGCCGCGACCGGCGAGGGCCTGCTCTGCGTCGGGTTCCACGCCACCGACGCGGTGCGCGACAGGACGCTCGACCGGCTGGCGGGCCGTATGGGCGTGCGGCCCGTCGAGGCGCCGGACTCGCCGTTGCTGGCCGAGGCGATACGCCAGCTCGAGGAGTACTTCGCCGGGAAGCGGCGCGATTTCGAGCTGCCGTTGGACTGGTCGCTGCTCTCGGGGACCTCGGGCTTCAACGGGCAGGTGCTGCGCGAGCTGGCCCGCGGTGTCCCGTACGGGGCGGTCGTCGGCTACGGCGATCTGGCCAGGCGCGTGGGGCAGCCGGGCGCGGCGCAGGCGGTGGGGGTGGCGATGGGCTCCAATCCCCTGCCGGTCGTCGTGCCCTGCCACCGGGTGGTCGAGAGCGACGGCGGCATCGGGGGGTTCGGCGGGGGTCTGGAGACCAAGCGGAAGCTGCTCGCGCTGGAAGGCGTCCTGCCCGAGCCGCTGTTCTGA
- a CDS encoding pseudouridine-5'-phosphate glycosidase: MVLVVSEEVRDAVDAGRPVVALESTIISHGLPRPRNLQVALELEALVRAEGAVPATIAVLDGRPHVGLDKGQLERVANEDGFRKLGHRDLPLAVACGASGATTVSATALLATRAGVRVFATGGLGGVHREWTLTQDESADLRLLASTRITVVCAGVKSILDVPATLQRLETLGVAVAGYRTDRFPGFYLSDSGHPVDWTLETPWQAAEVMRAQDALGAPESALIVANPVPEEEQLDPELHARVLADALHACAEAGVTGQGVTPFLLDHLVRHTDGASLSANLAAVRGNVRLASRIATEWAEA, from the coding sequence GTGGTGCTGGTGGTGTCGGAAGAGGTAAGGGACGCGGTCGACGCGGGTCGTCCCGTGGTGGCCCTGGAGTCCACGATCATCTCGCACGGGCTGCCCCGCCCCCGCAACCTGCAGGTGGCGCTGGAGCTGGAGGCGCTCGTACGCGCGGAGGGCGCGGTACCGGCGACGATCGCGGTGCTGGACGGGCGGCCCCACGTGGGTCTGGACAAGGGGCAGTTGGAGCGGGTCGCCAACGAGGACGGTTTCCGCAAGCTGGGTCATCGCGACCTGCCGCTCGCGGTGGCCTGCGGAGCGAGCGGGGCGACCACGGTGTCGGCGACGGCCCTGCTGGCGACGCGCGCGGGGGTGCGGGTGTTCGCGACGGGCGGGCTCGGCGGGGTGCACCGGGAGTGGACGCTCACCCAGGACGAGTCGGCCGACCTGCGGCTCCTGGCGAGCACCCGGATCACGGTCGTGTGCGCGGGCGTCAAGTCGATCCTGGACGTGCCGGCGACCCTGCAGCGGCTGGAGACGCTGGGCGTCGCCGTGGCCGGGTACCGCACGGACCGCTTCCCCGGGTTCTACCTCTCCGACTCGGGCCATCCCGTCGACTGGACGCTGGAGACTCCGTGGCAGGCCGCCGAGGTCATGCGGGCTCAGGACGCGCTCGGAGCACCGGAGTCGGCGCTGATCGTCGCGAACCCGGTGCCCGAGGAGGAGCAGCTGGATCCGGAGCTGCACGCGCGGGTGCTCGCCGACGCGCTGCACGCGTGCGCCGAGGCGGGCGTGACCGGCCAGGGCGTCACCCCGTTCCTGCTCGACCATCTGGTCCGGCACACCGACGGCGCGTCCCTGAGCGCCAACCTGGCGGCGGTGCGCGGCAACGTGCGGCTGGCGTCGCGGATCGCGACGGAGTGGGCCGAGGCATGA
- a CDS encoding carbohydrate kinase family protein has translation MTGGALLVVGDVVTDVVARHRGPLAPGTDTASVIRTLPGGAGANVACWAAHRGCPDVRLLGRVGAESAAWHERELIACGVRPRLVIDPHLVTGTVICLVDTDAAAERTFLTDSGASLRLTPDDWSDALLDGVGRLHLSGYLLFSQTGRALVRTAAASAHARGAQVSLDPASAGFLAELGADRFLALVEGVDVLLPSRDEAGLLTGLSDPAEAAAELSRHFPLVVAKHGPDGALVARGGAVLARVPAVAATPTDTTGAGDAFTGAFLAALLTGADAETAAAEGCRAGAEAVERVGGRPPTSVETTATTTRSAHVH, from the coding sequence ATGACCGGCGGGGCACTGCTGGTCGTCGGGGACGTCGTGACGGACGTCGTCGCGCGCCACCGCGGCCCGCTGGCGCCGGGCACGGACACGGCCTCCGTGATCCGCACGCTGCCGGGGGGCGCGGGGGCCAATGTGGCGTGCTGGGCGGCGCACCGGGGGTGTCCGGACGTGCGGCTGCTCGGGCGGGTGGGCGCGGAGTCGGCGGCCTGGCACGAGCGGGAGCTGATCGCCTGCGGGGTGCGGCCCCGTCTCGTGATCGATCCGCACCTGGTCACCGGGACGGTGATCTGTCTCGTCGACACGGACGCCGCCGCCGAGCGGACGTTCCTCACCGACAGCGGCGCGTCCCTGCGGCTCACCCCGGACGACTGGTCGGACGCCCTTCTCGACGGAGTCGGCCGACTGCACCTGTCGGGCTACCTGCTGTTCTCGCAGACCGGGCGGGCTCTGGTGCGCACGGCGGCGGCGTCGGCACACGCGCGTGGTGCGCAGGTGAGCCTCGATCCCGCGTCGGCGGGCTTCCTGGCGGAGCTGGGCGCGGACCGCTTCCTGGCACTCGTCGAGGGGGTGGACGTGCTGCTGCCCAGCCGAGACGAGGCCGGTCTGCTGACGGGGCTGTCCGATCCCGCGGAGGCCGCGGCCGAGCTCAGCCGTCACTTCCCTCTGGTGGTGGCCAAGCACGGCCCGGACGGCGCGCTGGTGGCCCGGGGCGGGGCCGTCCTCGCCCGTGTTCCGGCCGTCGCGGCGACCCCGACGGACACCACGGGCGCCGGCGACGCCTTCACCGGAGCGTTCCTCGCCGCGCTGCTCACGGGCGCCGACGCCGAGACGGCGGCGGCCGAGGGCTGCCGGGCCGGGGCGGAGGCGGTGGAACGCGTCGGCGGCAGACCGCCCACCTCCGTAGAGACGACAGCGACGACGACGCGGTCGGCGCACGTCCACTGA
- a CDS encoding methyltransferase, with protein MTRSDGYLLDNRQSEAGERFDAFAALFDPTTFRHLDGLGIGPGWRCWEAGAGGPSVVSWLAKKVGPTGKVLATDIDTSRLRPVARPPVEVRVHDVGVDEPPMEGLDLVHARLVLVHVPDRERALRSMVAALRPGGRILIEDADPALQPLLCPDEHGPEQQLANRLRHGFRQLLAGRGADLSYGRRLPRLLREAGLVRVEADAYFPVTSPACTALESATVRQIRDELVKAGLATDEEIDRHLANVASGSMDLATAPMISAWGRKG; from the coding sequence ATGACGCGATCCGACGGTTACCTGCTCGACAACCGGCAGTCGGAGGCGGGGGAGCGTTTCGACGCCTTCGCCGCCCTCTTCGATCCCACGACGTTCCGCCATCTCGACGGGCTGGGGATCGGCCCCGGCTGGCGCTGCTGGGAGGCGGGCGCCGGCGGCCCCTCCGTCGTGTCCTGGCTGGCGAAGAAGGTCGGTCCGACGGGCAAGGTCCTCGCGACGGACATCGACACCTCCCGCCTGCGGCCCGTCGCCCGCCCGCCGGTGGAGGTCCGCGTCCACGACGTCGGCGTCGACGAGCCGCCGATGGAGGGGCTCGACCTGGTGCACGCCCGGCTGGTCCTGGTTCACGTACCCGACCGGGAGCGCGCCCTGCGATCCATGGTCGCGGCCCTGCGCCCCGGCGGGCGGATCCTCATCGAGGACGCCGACCCCGCCCTGCAGCCCCTGCTCTGCCCCGACGAGCACGGCCCCGAACAGCAGTTGGCGAACCGGCTGCGACACGGCTTCCGTCAGCTTCTCGCGGGCCGGGGCGCCGACCTCTCCTACGGCCGCAGGCTACCGCGTCTGCTCCGCGAGGCCGGCCTGGTCCGGGTCGAGGCCGACGCCTACTTTCCCGTCACCTCCCCGGCCTGCACCGCCCTGGAGTCCGCGACGGTCCGCCAGATCCGCGACGAGCTCGTCAAGGCGGGTCTCGCGACCGACGAGGAGATCGACCGGCACCTCGCGAACGTCGCCTCCGGCAGCATGGACCTCGCGACCGCACCGATGATCTCGGCCTGGGGCCGCAAGGGGTAG
- a CDS encoding magnesium and cobalt transport protein CorA encodes MTMAGNLRKVADFGRAGGLRRVARLARRRPRVDLSHHARSPLGSSVVNCVTYQDGVRAPSGGDLVETVERVRRNGHGFVWLGLHEPTSDEFAGIAELFDLHPLAVEDAVEAHQRPKVERYGEALFAVFKTVCYVEHEELTATSEVVDTGEIMVFVGRDFVITVRHGRHGSLGPLREALESDTAQLEKGPSAVLHAVADHVVDDYLNVIDAVQSDIDQVETDVFAENGARLDPGRIYQLKRELLELKRAVVPLARPLLDLADRPVRVVDPEIQAYFRDVSDHLLRATEQIAAFDELLNSILQAHLAQVTVAQNEDMRKITAWAAVIAVPTMVCGVYGMNFEHMPELHWRFGYPLVLGVIAVACMVLHRGFRRNGWL; translated from the coding sequence ATGACCATGGCGGGGAATCTGCGGAAGGTCGCCGACTTCGGCAGGGCCGGCGGGCTGCGCAGGGTGGCGCGGCTGGCCCGACGGCGTCCGCGCGTCGACCTCAGCCACCACGCTCGCTCCCCGTTGGGGTCGTCCGTGGTGAACTGCGTGACGTACCAGGACGGCGTCCGGGCCCCGAGCGGCGGTGACCTGGTCGAGACGGTGGAACGGGTGCGCAGGAACGGCCACGGTTTCGTCTGGCTCGGCCTGCACGAGCCGACCAGCGACGAGTTCGCGGGCATCGCCGAACTCTTCGACCTGCACCCGCTGGCCGTCGAGGACGCCGTCGAAGCCCATCAGCGGCCGAAGGTCGAGCGATACGGCGAGGCGCTGTTCGCGGTGTTCAAGACGGTCTGCTACGTCGAGCACGAGGAACTCACCGCGACGAGCGAGGTGGTGGACACCGGCGAGATCATGGTGTTCGTCGGCCGGGACTTCGTGATCACGGTGCGCCACGGACGGCACGGTTCGCTGGGCCCGCTGCGTGAGGCGCTGGAGTCGGACACGGCCCAGTTGGAGAAGGGCCCGTCGGCGGTGCTGCACGCCGTCGCGGACCATGTGGTCGACGACTACCTCAACGTCATCGACGCGGTGCAGTCGGACATCGACCAGGTCGAGACGGACGTGTTCGCGGAGAACGGCGCTCGGCTGGACCCCGGGCGCATCTACCAGCTCAAGCGTGAACTGCTGGAGCTGAAGCGGGCGGTGGTGCCGCTCGCTCGGCCGCTGCTCGATCTGGCGGACCGGCCGGTCCGGGTGGTCGACCCGGAGATACAGGCCTACTTCCGGGACGTCTCCGACCACCTGCTGCGAGCCACCGAGCAGATCGCCGCCTTCGACGAACTGCTCAACTCGATTCTGCAGGCGCACCTGGCGCAGGTCACGGTCGCGCAGAACGAGGACATGCGCAAGATCACGGCATGGGCGGCGGTCATCGCGGTGCCCACGATGGTCTGCGGGGTGTACGGCATGAACTTCGAGCACATGCCGGAACTGCACTGGAGATTCGGCTATCCCCTGGTCCTCGGCGTGATAGCCGTGGCCTGCATGGTCCTGCACCGCGGCTTCCGGCGCAACGGCTGGCTCTGA
- a CDS encoding uridine kinase, producing the protein MGRVRLEAITWERLGDLLAERLLDLKPDDGSPWPRIAFDGAPAARPGDLASRVAEALRTRGRPAQVVDTHGFLRPASLRLEHGRQDVEAYYDGWFDTGALWREVFNPLDADGDGRVLPDLRDPVTDRATRSSYVTLPRGGFLLLHGPFLLRHWFPLDLSVHVLLSPAALRRRTAEADHWTLPAFERYDQETDPAATADVLVRADDPRHPAWSG; encoded by the coding sequence ATGGGCCGTGTGCGACTCGAAGCGATCACCTGGGAACGACTCGGCGACCTTCTCGCCGAGCGGCTGCTCGACCTGAAGCCGGACGACGGGAGCCCCTGGCCGCGCATCGCCTTCGACGGGGCACCGGCCGCCCGCCCGGGAGATCTCGCGTCTCGTGTCGCCGAGGCGCTGCGCACCCGTGGCCGTCCCGCGCAGGTGGTGGACACGCACGGCTTCCTGCGGCCCGCCTCGCTCCGCCTCGAACACGGCCGCCAGGACGTCGAGGCCTACTACGACGGCTGGTTCGACACCGGCGCGCTGTGGCGCGAGGTCTTCAACCCCCTTGACGCGGACGGCGACGGACGCGTCCTGCCCGATCTCCGCGATCCCGTCACCGACCGCGCCACCCGTAGCTCCTATGTCACGCTGCCGCGCGGCGGCTTCCTTCTGCTGCACGGTCCCTTCCTGCTGCGACACTGGTTCCCCCTCGACCTGAGCGTCCATGTGCTGCTCTCCCCGGCTGCCCTGCGCCGGCGCACGGCGGAAGCCGATCACTGGACGCTGCCCGCCTTCGAGCGCTACGACCAGGAGACCGACCCGGCTGCCACGGCCGACGTTCTCGTGCGGGCGGACGACCCCCGCCATCCCGCCTGGAGCGGCTGA
- a CDS encoding anthrone oxygenase family protein, whose product MIDGPYPVLAMLGALATGLMAGLFCAFSLLVMRGLAALPAAQGVAAMNAINSSAMTAAFMVLFLGVAVLCVVIAVVTFVLWPAHGTVYLLLGSALYLCGAFGVTVVANVPRNEALAKPAPDAPEAVAYWPTYLREWTRWNHVRAVASAAAALVYALALI is encoded by the coding sequence ATGATCGATGGACCGTATCCGGTGCTCGCGATGCTGGGCGCGCTGGCGACGGGGCTGATGGCCGGACTCTTCTGCGCCTTCTCGCTCCTGGTGATGCGCGGGCTCGCCGCCCTGCCGGCCGCGCAGGGCGTGGCGGCGATGAACGCGATCAACTCCTCGGCGATGACAGCGGCGTTCATGGTTCTCTTCCTGGGCGTGGCCGTCCTGTGCGTGGTGATCGCCGTCGTGACGTTCGTACTGTGGCCGGCCCACGGGACGGTGTACTTGCTGCTCGGCAGCGCGCTGTATCTCTGCGGCGCGTTCGGTGTGACCGTGGTGGCTAACGTGCCGCGCAACGAGGCCCTGGCGAAGCCGGCGCCGGACGCCCCGGAGGCCGTCGCCTACTGGCCGACGTATCTGCGCGAGTGGACCAGATGGAACCATGTGCGGGCGGTGGCCTCGGCCGCCGCCGCGCTCGTCTACGCTCTCGCCCTGATCTGA
- a CDS encoding glutamate synthase subunit beta has translation MADPKGFMTTPRQDWPRRPVEERVRDWDEVYVPGALLPLISKQADRCMDCGVPFCHDACPLGNLIPEWNDLVSREDWRAASDRLHATNNFPEFTGRLCPAPCEAGCVLAINQPAVTIKNVEAAIADRAWADGLTPPRPPDRLSGKTVAVIGSGPTGLAAAQQLTRAGHTVAVYEKDDRIGGLMRYGIPEFKMEKRHLERRIEQMRAEGTKFRTSTTVGRDVMAGDLRTRHDAVVIATGATEWRELHVPGRELTGIQQAMEYLPLANRVCAGDLEASPMSAAGKHVVIVGGGDTGADCLGTAVREGAASVTQLDIYAQPGVERDEDADPWPTYPKIYRLSAAHEEARDLESAPAADADARLFAASTLRFTGDATGHVRSLHLVEVDARRRPVEGTARALPADLVLLALGFSGPDREDGLVEQLGLALEPRGTIARDGDFATNVPGVFAAGDAARGQSLIVWAIAEGRAVAAAVDRHLTGSSRLPAPIGPYDRPMGV, from the coding sequence ATGGCCGATCCCAAGGGATTCATGACGACACCCCGCCAGGACTGGCCCCGCCGGCCGGTCGAGGAGCGGGTACGGGACTGGGACGAGGTGTACGTCCCCGGGGCGCTGCTGCCCCTGATCAGCAAGCAGGCCGACCGCTGCATGGACTGCGGGGTTCCGTTCTGCCACGACGCCTGTCCGCTCGGCAATCTCATCCCCGAGTGGAACGACCTCGTCTCGCGGGAGGACTGGCGGGCCGCCAGCGACCGGCTGCACGCGACGAACAACTTCCCCGAGTTCACCGGCAGGTTGTGCCCCGCTCCGTGCGAGGCCGGATGCGTGCTCGCCATCAACCAGCCGGCCGTGACCATCAAGAACGTCGAGGCGGCGATTGCCGACCGGGCCTGGGCCGACGGGCTCACGCCACCGCGGCCGCCGGACCGGCTCTCGGGCAAGACGGTCGCCGTGATCGGTTCAGGACCCACCGGGCTGGCCGCGGCTCAGCAGCTGACCCGGGCCGGGCACACCGTCGCCGTCTACGAGAAGGACGACCGGATCGGCGGGTTGATGCGGTACGGCATCCCCGAGTTCAAGATGGAGAAGCGTCATCTGGAGCGGCGGATCGAGCAGATGCGGGCGGAGGGCACGAAGTTCCGTACGTCGACCACCGTCGGGCGGGACGTCATGGCGGGGGATCTGCGGACGCGCCACGACGCCGTCGTCATCGCCACCGGTGCGACCGAGTGGCGTGAACTGCACGTGCCCGGGCGAGAGTTGACCGGCATCCAGCAGGCGATGGAGTATCTGCCGCTGGCCAACCGGGTGTGCGCGGGCGATCTGGAGGCGTCCCCGATGTCCGCCGCCGGCAAGCACGTCGTCATCGTCGGCGGCGGCGACACGGGGGCCGACTGTCTGGGCACGGCGGTGCGCGAGGGCGCCGCGTCCGTCACCCAGCTGGACATCTACGCGCAGCCCGGCGTGGAGCGCGACGAGGACGCCGACCCCTGGCCGACGTACCCGAAGATCTACCGGCTCTCGGCGGCGCACGAGGAGGCGCGCGACCTGGAGTCCGCGCCGGCGGCGGACGCCGACGCCCGGTTGTTCGCGGCGTCCACGCTCCGTTTCACCGGCGACGCGACCGGGCACGTGCGGTCGCTGCACCTGGTCGAGGTGGACGCGCGGCGACGGCCGGTGGAGGGCACCGCCAGGGCGCTTCCGGCCGACCTCGTACTGCTCGCCCTCGGCTTCTCCGGTCCCGACCGGGAGGACGGTCTCGTCGAACAGCTCGGACTGGCCCTGGAGCCGCGTGGCACGATCGCGCGGGACGGCGACTTCGCGACGAACGTGCCCGGTGTGTTCGCCGCGGGCGACGCGGCGCGCGGACAGTCGCTGATCGTGTGGGCGATCGCGGAGGGCCGGGCGGTGGCGGCCGCCGTCGACCGCCATCTGACCGGGAGTTCACGGCTGCCGGCGCCGATCGGGCCGTACGACCGGCCGATGGGCGTCTAG
- the pdxR gene encoding MocR-like pyridoxine biosynthesis transcription factor PdxR gives MGDSWVDSAERIGADLHLEPTGPGGRRAALIRALREAVRGGRLAPGTRLPPYRSLAADLGVARNTVADAYTELVAEGWLTARQGSGTRVADRAAPPRPAERPPVQAPTRARGPRHDLLQGTPDASSFPRAAWLASYRRALQQAPNEVFGPGDPAGRLELRKALAEYLARARGVRTDPGRVVICSGFAHALRLLFAPGGAGLRGPLAVEAYGLGFHRELLAAAGVRTVPLPLDEDGARVDRLGRERAVLLTPAHQFPTGGPLHAARRTAVVDWARARGGLLVEDDYDGEFRYDRRPVGAVQGLDPERVIYIGSVSKSLSPAVRLGWMVLPERCVDGVLAAKGEREAWASVLDQLSLADLIASGAYDRHVRRMRQRYRARRDRLVAALAARAPHVEVTGVAAGLHAVLRLPPGSEGAVVGAAAEQGVALDGLSAFRNPATDMAAHDGLVVGYATPSEHAYGAALDALCRVLSSAERPRPASE, from the coding sequence ATGGGGGATTCGTGGGTCGATTCGGCGGAGCGGATCGGTGCCGACCTGCACCTGGAGCCGACCGGACCGGGCGGTCGGCGCGCTGCCCTGATCCGGGCACTGCGCGAGGCGGTGCGCGGTGGACGACTCGCTCCCGGGACGCGGCTGCCGCCCTACCGTTCACTCGCCGCCGACCTCGGCGTGGCCCGCAACACGGTGGCGGACGCGTACACGGAGCTGGTCGCGGAGGGCTGGCTGACCGCCCGGCAGGGATCCGGCACCCGGGTCGCCGACCGGGCCGCTCCGCCGCGCCCCGCCGAACGCCCGCCGGTCCAGGCGCCCACACGCGCGCGTGGCCCGCGGCACGACCTGCTGCAGGGAACGCCGGACGCGTCGTCGTTCCCGCGCGCGGCCTGGCTGGCCTCCTACCGTCGGGCTCTGCAACAGGCGCCGAACGAGGTGTTCGGCCCCGGCGATCCCGCCGGCCGCCTGGAGCTTCGCAAGGCACTGGCGGAATACCTGGCCCGCGCGCGGGGCGTGCGCACCGACCCCGGACGCGTCGTGATCTGCTCGGGCTTCGCCCACGCGCTGCGTCTGCTGTTCGCTCCGGGCGGTGCGGGGCTGCGCGGTCCGCTGGCCGTGGAGGCGTACGGGCTCGGGTTCCACCGTGAGCTGCTGGCCGCGGCGGGCGTGCGCACGGTGCCGCTGCCGCTGGACGAGGACGGGGCGCGCGTCGACCGCCTGGGGCGCGAACGGGCCGTCCTCCTCACTCCGGCGCATCAGTTCCCGACCGGTGGCCCGCTGCACGCGGCGCGCCGGACCGCCGTCGTCGACTGGGCACGCGCGCGGGGCGGGCTGCTCGTCGAGGACGACTACGACGGGGAGTTCCGTTACGACCGCAGACCCGTCGGGGCGGTGCAGGGGCTCGATCCCGAGCGGGTGATCTACATCGGTTCGGTGAGCAAGAGCCTGTCGCCGGCGGTGCGCCTGGGCTGGATGGTGCTCCCCGAGCGGTGCGTCGACGGCGTCCTCGCCGCCAAGGGCGAGCGGGAGGCCTGGGCGAGCGTCCTGGACCAGCTGAGTCTGGCCGACCTCATCGCGTCGGGGGCCTACGACCGTCATGTGCGGCGGATGCGGCAGCGCTACCGCGCGCGCCGGGACCGGCTGGTCGCGGCGCTGGCCGCCCGGGCGCCGCACGTCGAGGTCACCGGTGTGGCGGCCGGTCTGCACGCGGTGCTGCGGCTGCCGCCCGGCAGCGAGGGAGCCGTGGTCGGGGCGGCCGCCGAACAGGGCGTCGCGCTGGACGGCCTGTCCGCGTTCCGGAATCCGGCGACGGACATGGCGGCGCACGACGGTCTCGTCGTGGGCTACGCGACGCCGTCGGAGCACGCCTACGGCGCGGCGCTGGACGCCCTGTGCCGGGTGCTGTCGTCCGCTGAGCGCCCCAGGCCCGCCTCCGAGTGA
- a CDS encoding DUF397 domain-containing protein, with product MDRIKTQSRPRGRAQRIYNGMPARDLGSEGWHKPWSGGNGGNCLEAMKLADGRIAVRQSTDPDGPALIYTSDEMTAFIQGAKAGEADFLLS from the coding sequence ATGGACCGCATCAAGACCCAGTCCAGGCCGCGGGGCCGCGCTCAGCGGATCTACAACGGCATGCCCGCCCGGGACCTGGGCAGCGAGGGCTGGCACAAGCCGTGGAGCGGCGGCAACGGAGGGAACTGCCTGGAGGCCATGAAGCTCGCCGACGGCCGGATCGCCGTCCGCCAGTCCACCGACCCCGACGGCCCGGCCCTCATCTACACGTCCGACGAGATGACGGCCTTCATCCAGGGCGCCAAGGCGGGGGAGGCGGACTTCCTGCTCTCCTGA
- a CDS encoding helix-turn-helix domain-containing protein, whose protein sequence is MSEPRSAPTVGQVVLGRRLLDLRERAGLKREEAARILRVAPATVRRMEMAEVSLKIPYLQLLLKAYGITDEEAEGFVQLAEEANRPGWWQRFHDVLPGWFSMHVSLEGAAALIRQYEPHFVPGLLQTEDYARGVLRSGAIGQTRPEDIERLVDLRMQRQGLLTREDAPRLWVVMDETVLRRPVGAPEVMRGQIDKLLEAAKLPNVTLQVAPFANGPHPGTYGPFVLFRFAMPELPDMVYSEYLTGAVYLDARTEVATHLEVMDRMAAQAATAHRTKEILRDVRKEL, encoded by the coding sequence GTGAGCGAACCGCGGTCCGCGCCGACGGTCGGACAGGTCGTCCTCGGTCGGCGTCTGCTGGACCTGCGGGAACGCGCCGGGCTCAAGCGCGAGGAAGCCGCCCGCATCCTGCGTGTCGCCCCCGCCACGGTCCGCCGCATGGAGATGGCCGAGGTCAGCCTCAAGATCCCCTACCTCCAGCTGCTGCTGAAGGCCTACGGGATCACCGACGAGGAGGCCGAAGGCTTCGTCCAGCTCGCGGAGGAGGCCAACAGACCCGGCTGGTGGCAGCGGTTCCACGACGTCCTGCCCGGCTGGTTCTCCATGCACGTCAGCCTGGAGGGCGCGGCCGCCCTCATCCGCCAGTACGAGCCCCACTTCGTCCCCGGCCTGCTCCAGACCGAGGACTACGCGCGCGGTGTGCTCCGGTCCGGCGCCATCGGCCAGACCCGGCCGGAGGACATCGAGCGCCTGGTCGACCTGCGCATGCAGCGCCAGGGGCTGCTCACCCGCGAGGACGCGCCCAGGCTGTGGGTCGTCATGGACGAGACGGTGCTGCGCCGCCCGGTCGGCGCCCCGGAGGTGATGCGCGGGCAGATCGACAAACTGCTCGAGGCCGCGAAGCTGCCCAATGTCACGTTGCAGGTCGCCCCGTTCGCCAACGGGCCGCATCCGGGCACGTACGGGCCCTTCGTGCTGTTCCGATTCGCCATGCCGGAGCTTCCGGACATGGTCTACAGCGAGTACCTGACCGGCGCCGTCTACCTCGACGCGCGCACCGAGGTGGCGACCCACCTGGAGGTCATGGACCGCATGGCGGCGCAGGCCGCTACAGCACATCGCACGAAGGAGATCCTCCGGGATGTCCGCAAGGAGTTGTGA